In one Bacteroidota bacterium genomic region, the following are encoded:
- a CDS encoding tyrosine-type recombinase/integrase, with translation MINQHTQVKAAIVYFPEFSDRFIRMQQKMILNGMSMKTFQSYIRNIARLSLELKKLPECATEEEINAVLTILNKQNKLESRSGYKHMIYGLRYYLKMLNSKYEYLRLPSIKQDKSLPLILSKAEIQRLFLSCKEGRQKLMLMLIYSAGLRAQEAAGLKLQDIDWDRKLIHIKNGKGGKDRYVPLSLYLINELKEYLFNYKPVYYLFNNKAGRVIGTSTLRHNMHEVVKRAGLLKKGICLHTLRHSYATHLLEDGLNIVSIKELLGHANIEATLVYLHVANYESPKKCSPLDNLYDEKNINEEEAKEKIKWIVDFTLKNGLDKPRKDNQLRLFEIGSDT, from the coding sequence ATGATAAATCAACATACACAAGTAAAGGCGGCCATAGTTTATTTTCCCGAATTCAGTGACCGTTTTATTAGAATGCAGCAGAAAATGATTTTAAATGGTATGAGTATGAAAACATTTCAAAGTTACATTCGGAATATAGCCCGATTAAGTTTAGAGTTAAAAAAATTACCGGAGTGTGCAACGGAAGAAGAGATAAATGCCGTATTAACAATTTTAAATAAACAAAACAAACTCGAATCGCGCAGTGGGTATAAGCACATGATTTATGGTTTAAGGTATTATTTAAAAATGTTAAACAGTAAGTATGAATATTTACGACTTCCCAGTATTAAACAAGATAAAAGTTTACCATTGATATTAAGTAAGGCAGAGATACAGCGGTTATTTTTATCCTGTAAGGAAGGCCGACAAAAATTAATGTTGATGTTAATTTATTCAGCCGGATTGCGGGCACAGGAAGCTGCCGGTTTAAAATTGCAGGATATTGATTGGGACCGGAAATTAATACATATAAAAAATGGGAAGGGGGGTAAAGACCGTTATGTTCCTTTGTCGCTATATCTTATAAATGAATTAAAAGAATATTTGTTTAACTATAAACCCGTTTATTATTTATTCAATAACAAAGCGGGCCGCGTAATTGGAACATCAACCTTAAGACATAACATGCATGAAGTGGTAAAAAGAGCAGGGTTGTTAAAAAAGGGAATTTGTTTGCATACATTACGTCACAGTTACGCTACGCATTTACTTGAAGACGGATTAAACATAGTATCGATTAAAGAATTGTTAGGACATGCCAACATTGAAGCTACTTTAGTTTATTTGCATGTTGCCAATTACGAGAGTCCTAAAAAATGTTCGCCATTGGATAATTTGTATGATGAGAAAAATATAAACGAAGAAGAAGCAAAAGAAAAAATAAAATGGATTGTTGATTTTACCTTAAAAAACGGTTTGGATAAACCCAGAAAAGATAATCAACTTCGTTTATTTGAAATAGGCTCAGACACCTAG
- a CDS encoding DUF1801 domain-containing protein, with product MNKDVKAYHSKQTKSDKEICNALYEIIQEHLPEAENKVWHAHPVWFLDGNPIVGYSKLKAGIQLMFWSGVSFEEEELIPGKSGKFKDASIIYTSADEINSKNLKRWLKKSKEIQWDYKNIVKRKGVLERLK from the coding sequence ATGAATAAAGATGTAAAAGCCTATCACAGCAAACAAACCAAATCCGATAAGGAGATTTGCAATGCCTTGTACGAAATCATTCAGGAGCATCTTCCGGAAGCAGAAAATAAAGTTTGGCACGCGCATCCGGTTTGGTTTTTGGATGGTAATCCCATTGTTGGTTACAGCAAATTAAAAGCCGGCATACAATTGATGTTTTGGAGTGGTGTTAGTTTTGAAGAAGAAGAATTAATCCCGGGAAAAAGCGGCAAATTTAAAGATGCTTCTATTATCTACACTTCAGCCGATGAGATTAACAGCAAAAATTTAAAACGCTGGCTTAAAAAATCGAAAGAGATTCAGTGGGATTACAAAAACATAGTCAAAAGAAAAGGCGTCCTGGAACGCCTTAAATAA